The following proteins are encoded in a genomic region of Xanthomonas citri pv. mangiferaeindicae:
- a CDS encoding glutamate--tRNA ligase has protein sequence MSCRTRFAPSPTGYLHIGGARTALYCWLEARRRGGQFVLRIEDTDRERSTQAAIDAILEAMDWLGLDYDEGPIYQTHRLDRYREVAEQLVADGKAYYAYESKDELDAMREAAMARGDKPRYDGAYRERGEPRREDPNRVIRLKNPLEGTVVWEDKVKGRIEIANSELDDLVLFRPDGYATYNFAVVVDDLDMGITDVVRGDDHVNNTPRQINIYRALGAEPPAFSHLPMILDEQGAKLSKRTGAADVMQYRDAGYLPHALLNYLVRLGWSHGDQEIFSIDEMRALFDLKDVNAKASRLDPAKLGWLNQQYLKSDDPAAVAAHLEWHLRRDGYDLSMGPAPADVVVALRDRVQTLKEMSERAAVWYRPLTEYDDKAVAKHLKAEARAPLADASARLVALPDWTAEAIGAALHETAEALGLGMGKVAQPMRVAITGTQVSPDIGHTVYLAGRDEAVRRIEAAIAMIPDA, from the coding sequence ATGAGCTGCCGTACCCGCTTCGCGCCCAGTCCTACCGGTTATCTGCACATCGGCGGCGCTCGCACCGCTCTGTACTGCTGGCTGGAAGCGCGCCGCCGCGGCGGGCAGTTCGTGTTGCGCATCGAGGACACCGACCGCGAACGCAGCACGCAGGCCGCGATCGACGCGATCCTGGAAGCAATGGACTGGCTAGGCCTGGACTACGACGAAGGCCCGATCTACCAGACCCATCGCCTTGACCGCTATCGCGAGGTCGCCGAGCAACTCGTCGCCGACGGCAAGGCCTATTACGCCTACGAGTCGAAGGACGAGCTCGATGCCATGCGCGAGGCGGCGATGGCCCGTGGCGACAAGCCGCGCTACGACGGCGCCTATCGCGAGCGCGGCGAACCGCGCCGCGAGGACCCGAACCGGGTGATCCGCCTGAAGAATCCGCTCGAAGGCACGGTTGTCTGGGAGGACAAGGTCAAAGGTCGAATCGAGATCGCCAACAGCGAGCTCGACGATCTGGTGCTGTTCCGCCCGGATGGCTATGCGACCTACAACTTCGCCGTCGTGGTCGATGACCTCGATATGGGCATCACCGATGTCGTACGCGGCGACGACCATGTCAACAACACTCCACGGCAGATCAACATCTATCGCGCGCTCGGTGCCGAGCCGCCAGCGTTCTCGCACCTTCCGATGATCCTCGACGAACAGGGCGCCAAGCTCTCCAAGCGCACCGGCGCGGCGGATGTCATGCAGTACCGCGATGCCGGCTACCTGCCGCATGCGCTGCTCAACTACTTGGTGCGGCTGGGCTGGTCGCATGGCGATCAGGAGATCTTCTCGATCGACGAGATGCGCGCGCTGTTCGACCTCAAGGACGTCAACGCCAAGGCCTCGCGCCTGGACCCGGCCAAGCTCGGCTGGCTCAACCAGCAGTACCTGAAGTCCGACGATCCGGCCGCCGTCGCCGCGCATCTGGAGTGGCACCTGCGCCGCGATGGCTACGACCTGTCGATGGGCCCCGCGCCGGCCGATGTGGTGGTCGCGCTGCGCGACCGGGTGCAGACGCTCAAGGAAATGTCCGAGCGCGCGGCGGTCTGGTACCGCCCGTTGACCGAGTACGACGACAAGGCCGTGGCCAAGCACCTCAAGGCCGAAGCGCGGGCGCCGCTGGCCGACGCGAGTGCGCGCTTGGTGGCGCTGCCGGACTGGACAGCCGAGGCGATCGGCGCGGCGTTGCATGAGACCGCCGAGGCGCTCGGCTTGGGCATGGGCAAGGTCGCCCAGCCGATGCGGGTGGCGATCACCGGCACCCAGGTCAGCCCCGACATCGGACACACGGTGTATCTGGCCGGCCGCGATGAGGCCGTGCGCCGGATCGAGGCCGCGATTGCGATGATCCCCGACGCCTGA
- a CDS encoding Fur family transcriptional regulator, protein MGQINACTDPHHHVDDAAGFVRAVERACNERGLRLTPIRGHVLGLIAKAGKPLKAYDLLDQVRDGGGPGAAAPPTVYRALDFLLANGFIHKLQSVNAFVACHHPSTAQHSVPFLICDQCHSAVELEDEAVVASLDARARTLGFMPQAQTLEVHGLCARCVDIGAH, encoded by the coding sequence ATGGGACAGATCAACGCCTGCACGGATCCGCATCATCACGTTGACGACGCCGCCGGTTTCGTCCGTGCGGTCGAACGCGCCTGCAATGAGCGCGGACTGCGGCTGACGCCGATCCGGGGCCACGTGCTGGGCCTGATCGCCAAGGCTGGCAAGCCCCTGAAGGCCTACGATCTGCTCGACCAGGTGCGTGATGGTGGCGGGCCAGGCGCCGCGGCGCCGCCGACCGTCTACCGCGCGCTCGACTTCCTGCTGGCCAACGGCTTCATCCACAAGCTGCAGTCGGTCAACGCCTTCGTCGCCTGCCACCATCCGAGCACTGCGCAGCATTCGGTGCCGTTTCTGATCTGCGACCAGTGCCACAGCGCGGTGGAGCTGGAGGACGAAGCGGTGGTCGCCTCGCTCGATGCGCGTGCCCGCACGCTGGGCTTCATGCCGCAGGCGCAGACGCTGGAAGTGCACGGCCTGTGCGCCCGGTGCGTCGACATTGGCGCGCACTGA
- a CDS encoding ribosomal small subunit protein bTHX: protein MGKGDRRTLKGKRYNASYGNSRSKGVVKAAGTATAPVAKKTGTKTVAKAPAKKAVAKKAS from the coding sequence ATGGGCAAGGGCGATCGCAGAACCCTCAAGGGCAAGCGCTACAACGCGAGCTACGGCAATTCCCGTTCGAAGGGCGTCGTCAAGGCCGCAGGCACCGCGACCGCACCGGTCGCGAAGAAGACCGGCACCAAGACCGTGGCCAAGGCCCCGGCCAAGAAGGCCGTCGCCAAGAAGGCCTCCTGA
- a CDS encoding imidazolonepropionase translates to MAATERWDGLIVGPTLVTLADDTGYGLIEDGALGWRDGTIVHVGPRAALPAPAAQLAERVIEAEGLLTPGLVDCHTHLVFGGDRAAEFEQRLQGVSYETIARSGGGIVSTVRATRAADEDALLVQSLPRARALLADGATTLEIKSGYGLDFAHERKMLRVARRIGQALGISVRTTFLGAHALPPEYAGRSDAYIDAVCEWLPRLYHEGLVDAVDAFAERIAFDAAQTRRVFEVARALGVPVKLHADQLSDGDGAALVAAFGGLSADHVEHTSQAGVDAMAAAGTVAVLLPGAFHVLRETRLPPLDAFRAAGVPMAVATDCNPGTSPLLSLRQAMQLAVTHFRLTPEEALRGATVHAARALGLSDRGRLVPGQRADFACWRLAQPAELVYWLGGPMLEMAFAAGHRLP, encoded by the coding sequence ATGGCGGCGACTGAACGCTGGGATGGGCTGATCGTCGGGCCGACGCTGGTCACGCTGGCCGACGACACCGGCTATGGGCTGATCGAGGACGGCGCGCTGGGTTGGCGAGACGGCACGATCGTGCACGTCGGCCCGCGCGCCGCGCTGCCCGCGCCGGCGGCGCAGTTGGCCGAGCGGGTGATCGAGGCCGAGGGCCTGCTGACCCCGGGTCTCGTCGACTGCCACACCCACTTGGTGTTCGGCGGCGACCGCGCTGCGGAGTTCGAGCAACGCCTGCAGGGCGTGAGTTACGAAACCATCGCGCGCAGCGGCGGGGGCATCGTCTCCACCGTGCGTGCAACCCGCGCCGCCGACGAGGATGCGCTGCTCGTGCAGTCGTTGCCGCGTGCGCGTGCGCTGCTCGCCGACGGCGCCACGACGCTGGAGATCAAGTCCGGCTACGGCCTGGACTTCGCCCATGAGCGCAAGATGCTGCGCGTCGCCCGACGCATCGGCCAGGCGCTGGGCATCAGCGTACGCACGACGTTCCTCGGCGCGCATGCCCTGCCGCCCGAGTACGCCGGGCGCAGCGACGCCTATATCGACGCAGTCTGCGAGTGGTTGCCGCGCCTGTACCACGAAGGCCTGGTGGATGCGGTCGACGCGTTCGCCGAGCGCATCGCCTTCGATGCGGCGCAGACGCGCCGGGTGTTCGAGGTCGCGCGCGCACTCGGCGTGCCGGTCAAACTGCACGCCGATCAGCTCAGCGACGGCGATGGCGCCGCGCTGGTGGCCGCGTTCGGCGGCCTGTCGGCCGACCATGTCGAGCACACCTCCCAGGCCGGCGTCGACGCGATGGCGGCGGCCGGCACGGTCGCAGTGCTGTTGCCCGGCGCGTTCCACGTGCTGCGCGAGACCCGGCTGCCGCCGCTCGACGCCTTCCGCGCCGCCGGTGTGCCGATGGCCGTGGCGACCGACTGCAATCCCGGCACTTCGCCGCTACTGTCGCTGCGCCAGGCCATGCAGCTGGCGGTCACCCATTTCCGACTCACGCCCGAAGAAGCTCTGCGCGGGGCGACTGTGCACGCGGCGCGTGCGCTGGGGTTGTCCGATCGCGGACGCCTGGTGCCGGGCCAACGCGCCGACTTCGCCTGCTGGCGCCTCGCGCAGCCAGCCGAACTCGTCTATTGGCTCGGCGGCCCGATGCTCGAGATGGCCTTCGCCGCCGGCCACCGTCTGCCCTGA
- a CDS encoding formimidoylglutamate deiminase: MSDLPPVPIQRTSAGWRLPGIANLHSHAFQRAMAGLAEVQTDPADSFWTWRETMYRMAARFDPDTLRAVATQLYVEMLESGYTAVCEFHYVHHAPDGRAYAPASAMADALIEAAEATGIRLTLLPVLYMTGGFDGRPLGPRQQRFGHDVEGYLRLFTDLHARQGAGLRVGCALHSLRAVPAEAMDAVLGALPQQARVHIHIAEQTAEVEDCVAVRGARPVAWLLDHAPVDARWTLVHATHLDADEIAGIARSGATVALCPTTEANLGDGLFPLRAYLDAGGAWGIGSDSHISVSPVEELRWLEYGQRLVGRRRNIAVGSASPSVGATLLAGVAASASSATGFAQRDDAVVLDADTPLLAGATPADVADRWLFAGNRPLVREVEVAGQRLVVDGRHRLHAQAAQGYAEAMRRLLAQ; this comes from the coding sequence ATGTCAGACCTTCCACCGGTCCCGATCCAGCGCACGTCCGCAGGCTGGCGCCTGCCGGGCATCGCCAATCTGCACTCGCATGCGTTCCAGCGCGCGATGGCGGGGCTGGCCGAGGTACAGACCGATCCGGCCGATTCGTTCTGGACCTGGCGCGAGACGATGTACCGGATGGCCGCGCGCTTCGATCCGGACACACTGCGCGCGGTCGCCACCCAGCTCTACGTCGAGATGCTCGAGTCCGGCTACACCGCGGTCTGCGAGTTCCACTATGTGCACCACGCGCCCGACGGCCGCGCGTACGCGCCTGCGTCGGCGATGGCCGATGCACTGATCGAGGCCGCCGAGGCGACCGGCATCCGGCTGACACTGTTGCCGGTGCTGTACATGACGGGCGGTTTCGACGGGCGGCCACTGGGCCCGCGTCAGCAGCGCTTCGGCCACGACGTCGAAGGCTATCTGCGGTTGTTCACCGATCTGCATGCGCGCCAGGGCGCGGGCCTGCGCGTGGGCTGCGCGCTGCACAGCCTGCGCGCGGTTCCGGCCGAGGCGATGGACGCGGTGCTGGGCGCGCTGCCGCAGCAGGCGCGCGTGCACATTCACATCGCCGAACAGACCGCCGAGGTCGAAGACTGCGTCGCGGTACGCGGGGCGCGCCCGGTGGCCTGGCTGCTCGATCACGCGCCGGTCGATGCGCGCTGGACGCTGGTCCACGCGACCCATCTGGATGCGGACGAGATCGCCGGCATCGCGCGCAGCGGCGCGACCGTCGCGCTGTGCCCGACGACCGAGGCCAATCTCGGCGACGGCCTGTTCCCGCTGCGCGCCTATCTCGATGCAGGCGGGGCCTGGGGCATCGGCTCCGACTCGCACATCTCGGTCTCGCCGGTCGAAGAGCTGCGCTGGCTGGAGTACGGCCAGCGTCTGGTCGGGCGCCGGCGCAACATCGCGGTCGGGTCGGCTTCGCCAAGCGTCGGTGCGACCCTGCTCGCTGGCGTGGCGGCCAGCGCCTCGTCCGCGACCGGATTCGCGCAGCGCGACGATGCGGTCGTGCTCGATGCCGATACCCCGCTGCTCGCCGGCGCGACGCCGGCCGACGTCGCCGACCGCTGGCTGTTCGCCGGCAACCGGCCGCTGGTGCGTGAGGTCGAGGTCGCCGGCCAGCGGCTGGTCGTCGACGGACGTCACCGACTGCACGCGCAAGCGGCGCAGGGCTACGCCGAAGCGATGCGCCGGCTGCTGGCGCAGTGA
- a CDS encoding cysteine methyltransferase: protein MTIPPVFTAVLDTPIGPLQLAASDAGLHAIDFPQARPPLRGRAHWQAGDHALLRETAAQLRAYFARRLRRFDLPLAADGTAFQREVWQALARIPYGTTTSYVGLARELGRPTASRAVGAANGRNPIPIVVPCHRVIGASGALTGFAGGVPTKQFLLELEGALPAADGLFAAQAAAPAG from the coding sequence ATGACCATCCCGCCTGTCTTCACTGCCGTGCTCGACACCCCGATCGGTCCGTTGCAGCTCGCCGCCTCCGATGCCGGCCTGCACGCGATCGACTTCCCGCAAGCGCGGCCGCCGCTGCGCGGGCGCGCGCACTGGCAGGCCGGCGACCACGCGCTGCTGCGCGAGACGGCGGCACAGCTGCGCGCCTACTTCGCCAGGCGGCTGCGGCGCTTTGATCTGCCGCTGGCCGCCGACGGCACCGCGTTCCAGCGCGAGGTCTGGCAGGCGCTCGCGCGCATCCCCTACGGCACCACGACCAGCTACGTGGGACTGGCACGCGAGCTCGGCCGGCCGACCGCCAGTCGTGCGGTCGGCGCCGCAAACGGGCGCAATCCGATCCCGATCGTCGTGCCCTGCCACCGGGTGATCGGCGCCAGCGGTGCGCTGACCGGCTTCGCCGGCGGCGTGCCGACGAAACAGTTCCTGCTCGAGCTCGAAGGCGCGCTGCCGGCCGCCGACGGCCTGTTCGCCGCGCAAGCGGCAGCGCCGGCCGGGTAA
- a CDS encoding DNA methylase yields the protein MSSPPALPDPAVCEQARLSRDARFDGVFFTAVRTTGIYCRPVCPAPPPRAENVTYYANAAAAQADGFRPCLRCRPELAPGDGHWHRGDDVVARALALIDRGALDDAPLASLAAQLHLGERQLRRLFVERLGAPPIGVRGTRRLLFAKQLLTETALPITEVALAAGFASLRRFNTAFREAYRMAPRDLRRQPAAPVAGDGLVLRLGYRPPYDFATMLDFLRSRALPGIERIEEAGYTRVVGDASAAGWLRVSQWPATTAGPAHALRLELHGIAPTRLQDTVRRVRRMFDLDAEPNAIAAHLAQDPRLAPLLRARPGLRLPSGWDGFEIAVRAVIGQQVSVAAARTLTARLSQRFGHPLPEMLAAQGFAHLFPTPEALVDGDFDGLGLIGSRIATIRAIAAALLDGRVDFDPARTLDETVARWTALPGIGPWTAQYIALRALGHPDAFPAQDLVLQKAVPTDGSRLDARALQARAQAWRPWRGYAVFHLWRDATLSAAPAASRSRSSR from the coding sequence ATGTCATCGCCTCCCGCCCTGCCCGATCCCGCCGTCTGCGAGCAGGCGCGCCTGAGCCGCGACGCGCGCTTCGACGGGGTGTTCTTCACCGCGGTGCGCACCACCGGCATCTACTGCCGCCCCGTGTGTCCGGCGCCGCCGCCACGGGCCGAGAACGTGACCTACTACGCCAATGCGGCCGCGGCCCAGGCCGACGGCTTCCGGCCCTGTCTGCGCTGCCGCCCGGAACTGGCTCCGGGCGACGGACACTGGCACCGCGGTGACGATGTCGTGGCGCGTGCCCTGGCGCTGATCGATCGCGGGGCGCTCGACGATGCGCCACTGGCATCGCTGGCGGCGCAACTGCACCTGGGCGAACGCCAGTTGCGGCGGTTGTTCGTCGAGCGCCTGGGCGCGCCGCCGATTGGCGTGCGCGGGACGCGCCGTCTGCTGTTTGCCAAGCAACTGCTGACCGAGACCGCACTGCCGATCACCGAGGTCGCGCTGGCGGCCGGCTTCGCCAGCCTGCGCCGGTTCAACACCGCATTCCGCGAGGCCTATCGCATGGCGCCGCGCGATCTGCGTCGGCAGCCCGCGGCCCCCGTGGCCGGCGACGGGCTGGTGCTCCGGCTCGGCTACCGCCCGCCGTACGACTTCGCCACGATGCTGGACTTCCTGCGCAGCCGCGCGCTGCCGGGCATCGAACGCATCGAGGAAGCCGGCTACACCCGGGTCGTCGGCGACGCGTCTGCCGCGGGTTGGCTGCGCGTCTCGCAGTGGCCGGCCACGACGGCCGGACCGGCGCATGCGTTGCGGCTCGAACTGCACGGCATCGCGCCGACGCGGCTGCAGGACACCGTGCGGCGCGTGCGGCGGATGTTCGATCTCGACGCCGAGCCGAACGCGATCGCCGCGCACCTGGCGCAGGATCCCCGACTGGCGCCGCTGCTGCGCGCGCGGCCGGGCCTGCGCCTGCCCAGCGGCTGGGACGGGTTCGAGATCGCGGTCCGCGCGGTGATTGGCCAGCAGGTCAGCGTGGCCGCCGCGCGTACGCTGACCGCACGGCTGTCGCAGCGCTTCGGTCATCCGTTACCCGAGATGCTGGCCGCCCAGGGATTCGCCCATCTTTTCCCGACGCCCGAGGCACTGGTCGATGGCGACTTCGACGGCCTCGGCCTGATCGGCAGCCGCATCGCGACGATCCGCGCGATCGCCGCGGCGCTGCTCGATGGCCGCGTGGATTTCGACCCGGCGCGCACGCTCGACGAGACCGTCGCCCGCTGGACTGCGCTACCCGGCATCGGCCCTTGGACGGCGCAGTACATCGCGCTGCGCGCGCTGGGCCATCCCGACGCGTTTCCCGCGCAGGACCTGGTGCTGCAGAAGGCCGTGCCCACCGATGGCAGCCGGCTCGACGCGCGCGCACTGCAGGCACGCGCACAGGCCTGGCGGCCCTGGCGCGGCTACGCGGTCTTCCACCTGTGGCGCGATGCCACGCTGTCGGCCGCACCCGCCGCCTCTCGTTCCCGGAGCTCCCGATGA
- a CDS encoding phosphodiesterase encodes MIDVALVRRMAPSVVVSLVLCSVLVLVGCATRAASPTAAAPRPTLLLISLDGVRPDYLGRGETPHLDALARGGVQGWMRPSYPSLTFPNHYTLVTGLRPDRHGIVHNSMHDAALGDFRLSDRAAVENAAWWNEGEPLWVTAENAGLATATLSWPGSEAPVRGVRPTRWLPFDKARPLDARVDTVLGWLSEPDATRPRLATLYFEHVDSAGHHDGPNAPQTHAALRQVDAAIGRLVTGLRAHGVFDRTNIVVVSDHGMAEVAPGHVIAVEDMVSPEEARVVSVGQVVGIAPNPGHEAAVAARLLGAHPRYDCWRKEALPERWAYGRHPRVPPIVCQMHEGWDALPRETVATRDAGPRGSHGFDPALPSMRAVFIAHGPAFRDGVVLNGFDNVDVYPLLARLIGVTPAEHDGKAATLLPALRSEERR; translated from the coding sequence ATGATCGATGTCGCGCTTGTGCGCCGGATGGCGCCGTCTGTTGTTGTCTCCTTGGTGCTTTGCAGCGTGCTCGTGCTGGTGGGCTGCGCGACCCGCGCCGCGTCGCCCACTGCCGCAGCTCCGCGGCCCACGCTGCTGCTGATTTCGCTCGACGGCGTGCGCCCCGACTATCTGGGGCGCGGTGAGACGCCGCATCTCGACGCGCTCGCGCGCGGAGGGGTGCAGGGGTGGATGCGGCCGTCGTATCCGTCGCTGACCTTTCCCAACCACTACACGCTGGTCACCGGCCTGCGCCCCGACCGCCACGGCATCGTGCACAACTCGATGCATGACGCTGCACTGGGCGACTTCAGACTGTCCGACCGCGCGGCTGTCGAGAACGCGGCCTGGTGGAACGAGGGCGAGCCGTTGTGGGTGACCGCCGAGAACGCCGGGCTGGCGACGGCCACGCTGTCGTGGCCCGGCAGCGAGGCGCCGGTGCGCGGCGTGCGGCCGACGCGCTGGCTGCCATTCGACAAGGCCCGCCCGCTCGACGCACGCGTGGACACCGTGCTCGGTTGGCTGTCCGAACCCGATGCCACGCGCCCACGGCTGGCGACGCTGTACTTCGAGCATGTGGACTCGGCCGGTCACCACGATGGCCCCAACGCCCCGCAGACGCATGCGGCGTTGCGCCAGGTCGATGCTGCAATCGGCCGGCTCGTCACCGGCCTGCGCGCGCACGGCGTGTTCGATCGCACGAACATCGTCGTCGTCTCCGACCACGGCATGGCCGAAGTCGCGCCCGGGCACGTCATCGCGGTCGAAGACATGGTGTCGCCCGAAGAAGCGCGCGTGGTCTCGGTCGGTCAGGTCGTGGGCATCGCGCCCAATCCCGGTCACGAGGCCGCAGTCGCCGCGCGCCTGCTCGGCGCGCACCCGCGCTACGACTGCTGGCGCAAGGAGGCATTGCCGGAACGCTGGGCCTACGGCCGCCATCCGCGCGTGCCACCCATCGTCTGCCAGATGCACGAGGGCTGGGACGCGCTGCCGCGCGAGACCGTCGCCACGCGCGATGCTGGGCCGCGTGGCTCGCATGGCTTCGATCCGGCGCTGCCGTCGATGCGCGCGGTGTTTATCGCGCACGGCCCGGCATTCCGCGACGGCGTCGTCCTGAACGGCTTCGACAACGTCGATGTCTACCCATTGTTGGCACGGCTGATCGGCGTGACGCCAGCCGAGCACGACGGCAAGGCAGCGACACTGCTGCCTGCGCTGCGATCCGAAGAGCGCCGTTAA
- a CDS encoding Crp/Fnr family transcriptional regulator — MRPVSLAIAAMLAASTAAGASPVPAPVTSAADTSVPRVLVFTRTAGYRHDAIPTTIETLRALGAQVGVEIEASEDPTHFDDATLAGYRAVVFAHTTREVLDIEQQAAFERYVGHGGGYLGIHAAADSGYTWPWYGALVGAWFARHPEGLQAVRVVFEQDAAPLGRRDWRVVDEIYDYRRNPRADVRVIASVDPHSHATGGMGDDHPIAWCHTRAGGRAWYTGLGHDPALYADPVFRAHLLQGLRWTTGQSDDC; from the coding sequence ATGCGTCCCGTCTCGCTCGCCATTGCCGCCATGCTCGCTGCCTCCACCGCCGCCGGTGCGTCGCCCGTGCCTGCCCCCGTGACGTCTGCCGCCGATACGAGCGTCCCGCGCGTGCTGGTGTTCACCCGCACTGCGGGCTATCGCCACGACGCGATCCCCACGACGATCGAGACCCTGCGCGCGCTCGGCGCGCAGGTCGGCGTCGAGATCGAGGCGAGCGAGGACCCCACGCATTTCGACGACGCGACGCTGGCCGGCTACCGCGCGGTCGTGTTCGCGCACACCACGCGCGAGGTGCTCGACATTGAGCAGCAGGCGGCCTTCGAACGCTATGTCGGCCACGGCGGCGGCTACCTGGGCATCCACGCCGCCGCCGACAGCGGCTACACCTGGCCGTGGTACGGCGCGCTGGTCGGCGCCTGGTTCGCACGGCACCCCGAGGGACTGCAGGCGGTGCGCGTGGTGTTCGAACAGGACGCGGCGCCGCTGGGCCGACGCGACTGGCGGGTCGTCGATGAGATCTACGACTACCGCCGCAACCCGCGTGCGGACGTGCGGGTGATCGCGTCGGTCGATCCGCACTCGCATGCCACCGGCGGTATGGGCGACGACCACCCCATCGCGTGGTGCCACACGCGCGCCGGCGGCCGCGCCTGGTACACCGGCCTGGGCCACGACCCGGCGCTGTATGCCGACCCGGTGTTCCGCGCGCACCTGCTGCAAGGACTGCGCTGGACGACCGGCCAGTCCGACGACTGCTGA
- a CDS encoding urocanate hydratase codes for MTDASRHDPSRMIRAPRGSTLTCRSWLTEAPFRMLQNNLDPEVAERPEDLVVYGGIGRAARDWACYDAILETLKTLEDDQTLLVQSGKPVGVFRTHADAPRVLIANSNLVPHWATWEHFHELDRKGLAMYGQMTAGSWIYIGSQGIVQGTYETFVEMGRQHYGGDLTGKWILTAGLGGMGGAQPLAASLAGACSLTVECQQSRIDFRLKTRYVDEQATDLDDALARIARYTQAGEAKSIALLGNAAEVLPELVRRGVRPDCVTDQTSAHDPVHGYLPIGWTVERWLAEQSAHPDTVRDAAKASMRVHVEAMLAFHAQGIPTVDYGNNIRQMAKDEGLENAFDFPGFVPACVRPLFCRGIGPFRWVALSGDPEDIARTDAKVKALIPDDPHLHRWLDMAAERIAFQGLPARICWVGLGLRHKLGLAFNEMVRNGELKAPIVIGRDHLDSGSVASPNRETEAMRDGSDAVSDWPLLNAMLNVAGGATWVSLHHGGGVGMGYSQHSGVVIVCDGSEAADRRIERVLWNDPATGVMRHADAGYAIAAECARAQGLDLPMLA; via the coding sequence ATGACCGACGCCTCGCGCCACGACCCGTCCCGCATGATCCGCGCGCCCCGCGGCAGCACTCTGACCTGCCGCTCGTGGTTGACCGAAGCGCCGTTCCGCATGCTGCAGAACAACCTCGATCCCGAGGTCGCCGAACGCCCGGAGGATCTCGTGGTCTACGGCGGCATCGGCCGCGCCGCGCGCGACTGGGCCTGCTACGACGCCATCCTCGAGACGCTCAAGACGCTCGAGGACGACCAGACCCTGCTGGTGCAGTCGGGCAAGCCGGTCGGGGTGTTCCGCACGCATGCCGACGCGCCGCGGGTGCTGATCGCCAATTCCAATCTGGTGCCGCACTGGGCGACGTGGGAACACTTCCACGAACTCGACCGCAAGGGCCTGGCGATGTACGGCCAGATGACCGCCGGCAGCTGGATCTATATCGGCAGTCAGGGCATCGTGCAGGGCACGTACGAGACCTTCGTCGAGATGGGCCGTCAGCACTACGGCGGCGACCTGACCGGAAAGTGGATCCTGACCGCGGGGCTGGGCGGCATGGGGGGCGCGCAGCCGCTGGCCGCGAGCCTGGCCGGTGCGTGTTCGCTGACGGTTGAATGCCAGCAGAGCCGGATCGATTTCCGGCTCAAGACCCGCTATGTCGACGAGCAGGCCACCGACCTGGACGACGCCTTGGCGCGCATCGCGCGCTACACCCAGGCAGGCGAGGCGAAATCGATCGCGCTGCTGGGCAATGCGGCCGAGGTCCTGCCCGAACTGGTGCGGCGCGGCGTGCGTCCGGACTGCGTGACCGACCAGACCAGCGCGCACGACCCGGTGCACGGCTATCTGCCGATCGGCTGGACGGTCGAGCGCTGGCTGGCTGAGCAGTCCGCCCATCCCGACACGGTGCGCGACGCGGCAAAGGCGTCGATGCGCGTCCATGTCGAGGCAATGCTGGCTTTCCACGCGCAGGGTATCCCGACCGTCGACTACGGCAACAACATCCGCCAGATGGCCAAGGATGAGGGGCTGGAGAACGCTTTCGATTTTCCCGGCTTCGTACCCGCCTGCGTGCGTCCGCTGTTCTGCCGCGGGATCGGCCCGTTCCGCTGGGTCGCGCTGAGCGGCGACCCCGAGGACATCGCCAGGACCGATGCCAAGGTCAAGGCGCTGATCCCCGACGATCCGCACCTGCATCGCTGGCTCGACATGGCCGCAGAGCGCATCGCCTTCCAGGGCTTGCCGGCGCGGATCTGCTGGGTCGGGCTGGGCCTGCGCCACAAGCTGGGCCTGGCGTTCAACGAGATGGTGCGCAATGGCGAACTCAAGGCGCCGATCGTGATCGGCCGCGATCATCTCGATTCGGGCTCGGTCGCCTCCCCGAACCGCGAGACCGAGGCGATGCGCGACGGCAGCGATGCGGTCAGCGACTGGCCGCTGCTCAATGCGATGCTCAATGTCGCCGGTGGAGCGACCTGGGTATCGCTGCATCACGGCGGCGGCGTCGGCATGGGCTACTCGCAGCACTCGGGCGTGGTGATCGTCTGCGACGGCAGCGAGGCCGCCGACCGGCGCATCGAGCGCGTGCTGTGGAACGACCCGGCGACCGGCGTGATGCGGCATGCGGATGCCGGTTACGCCATCGCCGCCGAGTGCGCGAGGGCGCAGGGCCTCGATCTGCCGATGCTCGCCTGA